The proteins below come from a single Paracoccus sp. SCSIO 75233 genomic window:
- the mutS gene encoding DNA mismatch repair protein MutS, with protein sequence MSDQPTPMMAQYLAIREANPGALLFYRMGDFYEMFFDDAVQAAAALDIALTKRGTHQGEPIPMCGVPVHAAESYLLTLIRKGFRVAIAEQMEDPAEAKKRGSKSVVARDVVRLVTPGTLTEETLLEARRHNFLAAFAQVRDETALAWVDISTGSLRVMACPEARLAPELARIAPRELLVAEGSRLEELAEEAGAALTELPPTSFDSSAATRRLASLFKVDTLDGFGSFTRAELAAMGAIADYLELTQKSQLPLIRPPQREQVAGSMQIDAATRRNLELTQALSGGRDGSLLSAIDRSSTAAGARLLERRISAPSRDLAVIHARHDAVQHLAEDARLTADLREALSRVPDMDRALSRLALDRGGPRDLGAIRAGLTQAISVAGMLGEDAPQVLADAARDLTGHDELIDLLDDALIAEPPLLARDGGFVAAGFDSDLDETRQLRDEGRGVIARMQGEYAELAGVSSLKIKHNNVLGYFIETTATHAQKMLAPPLSETFIHRQTTANQIRFTTVELSELETRIVNARDRALEMERAIFARLRDAVLAEAAPIGQAARALAEIDLTAAFADLATGEGWTRPQVDETRAFEIEAGRHPVVERALKRKADSFVANDCALTEGDTPAIWLLTGPNMAGKSTFLRQNALIAILAQAGSFVPATRAHIGLVSQLFSRVGAADDLARGRSTFMVEMVETAAILNQADDRALVILDEIGRGTATWDGLSIAWAVMENLQAVNRCRALFATHYHELTALAAKLDGVENATVAVREWEGEVIFLHEVRKGAADRSYGVQVARLAGLPEAVVTRARDILNLLESGEREGAVHPAEIIDDLPLFRAAPPAPAAPVAKESAAEARLKEVNPDGLTPREALDLVYELRMLVQDG encoded by the coding sequence ATGTCCGATCAGCCGACCCCGATGATGGCCCAGTATCTCGCGATCCGCGAGGCCAATCCGGGTGCGCTGCTGTTCTACCGCATGGGCGATTTCTACGAGATGTTCTTTGACGACGCGGTGCAGGCGGCGGCAGCACTGGACATTGCATTGACCAAGCGCGGCACCCATCAGGGTGAGCCGATCCCGATGTGCGGTGTGCCGGTCCATGCCGCCGAGAGCTATCTGCTGACACTGATCCGCAAGGGCTTCCGCGTCGCCATTGCCGAGCAGATGGAGGATCCCGCCGAGGCCAAGAAACGCGGCAGCAAATCCGTGGTCGCCCGCGATGTGGTGCGGCTGGTCACGCCCGGCACGCTGACCGAGGAAACCCTGCTGGAGGCACGGCGGCATAATTTCCTTGCCGCCTTTGCGCAGGTACGGGACGAAACCGCGCTCGCCTGGGTCGATATTTCGACCGGATCGCTCCGCGTGATGGCCTGCCCGGAGGCGCGGCTGGCCCCGGAACTGGCCCGCATCGCGCCGCGTGAATTGCTGGTCGCCGAGGGAAGCCGCCTTGAAGAACTTGCCGAGGAAGCCGGTGCAGCGCTGACCGAATTGCCGCCAACCAGCTTCGATTCAAGCGCCGCAACCCGCCGGCTGGCATCGCTGTTCAAGGTCGACACGCTGGACGGGTTCGGCAGCTTCACCCGCGCCGAACTCGCCGCAATGGGGGCGATTGCGGATTATCTGGAACTGACGCAGAAATCGCAGCTTCCCCTGATCCGCCCGCCTCAGCGCGAGCAGGTCGCAGGCTCGATGCAGATCGACGCGGCGACGCGGCGCAATCTGGAACTGACACAGGCGCTGTCCGGCGGGCGGGACGGCTCGCTTCTGTCGGCCATCGACCGGAGTTCGACCGCTGCCGGGGCGCGGCTGCTGGAACGGCGGATATCGGCCCCCTCACGCGATCTGGCGGTAATCCATGCCCGGCATGACGCCGTGCAGCATCTGGCCGAGGATGCCCGCCTGACCGCCGATCTGCGCGAGGCGCTGTCGCGGGTGCCGGATATGGACCGGGCGCTGTCACGGCTGGCACTCGACCGGGGCGGGCCGCGTGATCTGGGCGCGATCAGGGCCGGGCTAACGCAGGCAATCTCCGTCGCCGGGATGCTGGGTGAGGACGCGCCGCAGGTGTTGGCCGACGCTGCGCGCGACCTCACCGGCCATGACGAACTGATCGACCTGCTTGACGACGCGCTGATTGCCGAGCCGCCGCTGCTTGCGCGTGACGGGGGTTTCGTCGCGGCGGGGTTCGACAGCGATCTGGACGAAACCCGCCAGCTTCGTGACGAAGGTCGGGGCGTGATCGCGCGGATGCAGGGAGAATATGCGGAGCTTGCGGGCGTATCCAGCCTGAAGATCAAGCATAACAACGTGCTGGGCTACTTCATCGAGACGACCGCAACCCATGCGCAGAAGATGCTGGCTCCGCCGCTTTCCGAAACCTTCATTCATCGCCAGACAACGGCCAACCAGATCCGCTTCACCACGGTCGAGCTGTCCGAACTGGAAACCCGCATCGTCAATGCCCGCGATCGCGCGCTTGAGATGGAACGCGCCATTTTCGCCCGCCTCCGCGACGCCGTTCTGGCCGAGGCCGCACCTATCGGACAAGCGGCCCGCGCTTTGGCCGAGATCGACCTCACGGCTGCATTCGCCGATCTGGCCACCGGCGAGGGCTGGACCCGTCCGCAGGTTGACGAAACCCGCGCCTTCGAGATCGAGGCCGGGCGTCACCCGGTCGTCGAACGCGCGCTGAAACGCAAAGCCGACAGCTTCGTCGCCAATGACTGCGCGCTGACCGAAGGCGACACCCCGGCGATCTGGCTGCTGACCGGCCCGAACATGGCCGGTAAATCGACCTTCCTGCGGCAGAATGCGCTGATTGCGATCCTCGCGCAGGCCGGGTCTTTCGTGCCTGCCACGCGCGCGCATATCGGCCTTGTCAGCCAGCTTTTCTCGCGCGTCGGTGCGGCGGACGATCTGGCACGCGGACGCTCGACCTTTATGGTCGAGATGGTTGAAACCGCGGCGATCCTCAATCAGGCCGATGATCGCGCTTTGGTGATCCTTGACGAGATCGGACGCGGCACGGCGACCTGGGACGGCTTGTCGATTGCTTGGGCCGTGATGGAAAACCTGCAAGCCGTCAATCGCTGCCGGGCGCTGTTCGCGACGCATTACCACGAGCTTACCGCGCTCGCGGCCAAGCTGGACGGCGTCGAGAATGCCACCGTCGCCGTGCGCGAATGGGAGGGGGAGGTGATCTTCCTCCATGAGGTCCGAAAGGGTGCCGCCGACCGTTCCTATGGCGTGCAGGTGGCGCGTCTGGCAGGACTGCCGGAGGCCGTGGTGACGCGTGCCCGCGATATTCTCAACCTTCTGGAATCGGGCGAGCGTGAGGGGGCGGTTCACCCGGCGGAGATCATCGACGACCTGCCGCTGTTCCGCGCGGCCCCGCCCGCACCTGCCGCGCCTGTGGCGAAGGAAAGTGCGGCTGAGGCGCGGCTGAAGGAGGTCAATCCTGACGGGCTGACGCCGCGGGAGGCGTTGGATCTGGTTTATGAGTTGCGGATGCTGGTGCAGGACGGGTAA
- a CDS encoding transglutaminase family protein, with protein MRLRITHHTVYDYERPVSFGVQSLRMTPSVFQGQKVIDWTVDMGAAEPGAGFRDGAGDWVQLWTIHGPVEQVPVRIEGEVETTDLAGVLRGHREMIHPMVYLQTTESTSPDEAIKDFAAGPGAELSQLDLAHALSHIVHERVAYRPGVTNGLTTAAQALSQGEGVCQDHAHVLIAMARARGVPARYVSGYLHADAEGNAHEAAHAWAELYIDGLGWVGFDAANETCPNEFYVRTGSGLDARDAAPIRGVTAMGGAEKLDVKVAVERVDA; from the coding sequence ATGCGGCTCAGGATTACCCACCACACCGTTTACGATTACGAACGCCCGGTGAGCTTCGGCGTTCAGAGCCTGCGCATGACGCCCTCGGTCTTTCAGGGTCAGAAAGTGATCGACTGGACGGTCGATATGGGCGCGGCGGAACCCGGCGCAGGGTTTCGCGACGGTGCCGGCGATTGGGTCCAGCTTTGGACCATTCACGGCCCGGTCGAGCAGGTCCCGGTGCGGATCGAAGGGGAGGTCGAGACGACCGACCTTGCGGGCGTATTGCGCGGCCATCGTGAGATGATCCATCCGATGGTTTACCTGCAAACGACCGAAAGCACCTCGCCAGACGAGGCGATCAAAGATTTTGCCGCCGGTCCGGGGGCCGAGCTATCGCAGCTCGACCTTGCGCATGCCCTGTCGCATATCGTGCATGAGCGGGTCGCCTACAGGCCGGGCGTGACCAACGGGCTGACGACGGCCGCGCAGGCGCTGTCACAGGGCGAAGGTGTGTGTCAGGACCACGCCCATGTCCTGATTGCAATGGCGCGGGCGCGCGGCGTTCCGGCGCGCTATGTCTCGGGCTATCTGCATGCGGATGCGGAAGGCAATGCCCACGAGGCCGCCCATGCCTGGGCTGAGCTTTATATCGACGGGCTCGGCTGGGTCGGGTTCGATGCGGCGAATGAGACCTGTCCGAACGAATTCTATGTGCGGACCGGCTCCGGTCTGGATGCGCGCGACGCGGCCCCCATCCGTGGTGTCACGGCCATGGGCGGCGCGGAGAAGCTTGATGTGAAGGTTGCGGTCGAACGGGTCGACGCATAA
- a CDS encoding proteasome-type protease: protein MTYCVALKLNAGLVLLSDTRTNAGLDNISTYRKMFFFEEPGERVIAIMTAGSLSVTQTTIARLQEAIEHPDATELSSIMKASSMLGVVDVIGEALARTRREIASQHTDLGQSQASASMIVAGQRAGGDMRLFLVYPEGNHIEATEDTPYLQIGEHKYGKPILDRVVTPATSLEDAQKAVLLSMDSTMKSNLSVGMPLDLAIIEKDACQVSAKRRILQSDPQFSEMSEAWSEALREAFVKMPL from the coding sequence ATGACCTATTGTGTTGCGCTGAAGCTGAATGCCGGGCTGGTTTTGCTGTCCGATACGCGGACCAATGCGGGGCTGGATAACATATCCACCTACCGCAAGATGTTCTTCTTCGAAGAACCCGGCGAGCGGGTGATAGCAATCATGACCGCAGGCAGCCTGTCGGTCACGCAAACGACGATTGCGCGGCTTCAGGAAGCGATCGAACATCCGGATGCGACCGAACTCAGCTCGATCATGAAGGCATCCTCCATGCTCGGCGTGGTCGACGTGATCGGAGAGGCCCTTGCACGGACGCGGCGCGAGATTGCCTCTCAACACACCGATCTGGGCCAAAGCCAGGCATCCGCCAGCATGATCGTGGCCGGTCAGCGGGCGGGCGGCGATATGCGGCTGTTTCTGGTCTATCCCGAGGGCAACCATATCGAGGCGACCGAGGACACGCCCTATCTGCAAATCGGGGAGCATAAATACGGCAAGCCGATCCTCGACCGGGTGGTGACACCGGCGACCAGCCTTGAGGACGCGCAGAAGGCGGTTCTGCTGTCGATGGACTCGACGATGAAGTCGAACCTGTCTGTGGGCATGCCGCTAGATCTTGCGATTATCGAGAAAGATGCCTGTCAGGTCAGCGCCAAGCGCCGCATCCTGCAAAGCGATCCGCAATTCTCCGAGATGTCGGAAGCATGGTCAGAGGCGCTACGCGAAGCCTTCGTCAAAATGCCCCTGTAG